The following is a genomic window from Panthera uncia isolate 11264 chromosome B4, Puncia_PCG_1.0, whole genome shotgun sequence.
ggacaaattgaaaaaagataaaaatttcagtaaattGGGATTCATTAGATAAATTATGGCATAAAGAATatttaacaggggcgcctgggtggcgcagtcggttaagcgtccgacttcagccaggtcacaatctcacggtccgtgagttcgagccccgcgtcaggctctgggctgatggctcggagcctggagcctgtttccgattctgggtctccctctctctctgcccctcccccgttcatgctctgtctctctctgtcccaaaaacaaataaaaaacgttgaaaaaaaaaattaaaaaaaaaaaaaaagaatatttaacataagcagtttataagaaactaaaaatatcagAACATAACAGCAATCAATAGattactattttaataaatatatagatatacacacaaacatatatataggaaaaaaataccagaagaaaCTTTATGTAATGCAATGTGatcccatactttttttttttttttttttgagagagagagagagagagagagagagagaaagagcgagagagcgaACGTGTGTGCGAGCAAGCTCGAacgggaaaggagcagagagagagggagagataatcccaagcaggctctgtgctgtcagtgcagagtctgacacggggctcagactcacaaactgtgagatcatgacctgagctgaaatcaagagtcggacccttaactgactgagccacccaggtgcccccacatatttttataatgacaaccaaaaccattatttttaaagcagcttCAAAAATGAGTGCTGCCTAATTTGCAATCCACAGGCTATCTCCATACTCTTCAGTTTTTCCCTATACCTCCTATACTCTAAGGACTGCCCCTATTCCCTAATACTCCTTTTATCAGAGAAAAATTTGAGCCTAATAACAAAGTAAtgacaaagagaagagagaaaattttaaaacacaactcTTTAATCCCACATATTTACAATTGCCTACAGGCGCGTGGCTGGCTGAGTCAGGagagtgtgtgattcttgatctcggggttataagttcaagctccacatcgggtgtggagattactaaaaaaaaattaaccttaaaaaacattaaaaaattgccTATAAGTAGACTGTGTACTCCATATGGATGgtaagagatttttctttcaaaacagactttcttctttttctttttttgctttaactGCAAAATTCAAATTCGGTATTCAAACTTAGTAATTAAATTATCACCAGGCCTTAATTATCTATTCTCTCTACaacttctgcttatttttattcttaattgttatattttgaatattgaagCTACTTTAATTTCTTATAAATGCAGACTGAACCAAAGCCTACgtaaattcaaaaacaaacattacaacCAAAACACATCACACATTTAGTAGCCTATTTCAAATTTCAATGTGGCCTAGGTGGAATATGTGTTAAATACTAAGACTAGTAAGACAACTTGTTTTAACTGGCATAGGCATCTGTACCAACTTTCAATGATCTCTGATGATAAAAGACTAATAAAAAGAGATTAAATGCACCCCACAGATCATTCTAAAACTTCATTTTAGCTTTCTTCAACCTTCTTTCCCAattatcaaagatccataataatAAGGTATTAGGATCATTCTTAGTAAGTAACAAAACAGATTTTAGTGTTGTACAACTGTGTTTCAATTCCTAATGACCACTCTGGTGGAAAGTATGAGCAGGAAATGAAATAACCACAAGATAAGCAGTGACAGAAGTGAAAAGCCCAGAAAATCAGTCTCTGAAACACGAAAAACTGACcataatgctgtttttttttttaatgctgttttttaatagaaagaaaaaagaggaggagaaaggacttTCAGTCACTTTTGAAGATAATCCAAACCTCAGTTAATCCATGAATCCATCAGAGACTGACCAAATAGGACTTACTGACTTATAAAGAACTTGTATATGAGAAGATAATGAAAGAAGACATATTTAGGACAAACACAACCTACTTTCATTTCCCAGACTTACCCTTCCCCAAGAGAAAAACTGCTGTGGGAACTGTTGAAGCCAGGTGATGGGGAATTATTGACATATGTGATCTCAGGCCATGGAgaacactaaaaacaaagaacaactgAAATACGGAAAAAGTACATTTGACCCTAGTGTCCCACTAAAACATTATTACTTGAATAGCATATCTTGATTAGTAAGTCTTAACTACACAGAGGCCCCCATAATGAAGAGCAAATATACCCAGGACAACTAAATCTTGACCAGGCAAAAAGTTGTGGGgggttatttcattttgtttttaaaaaactgagataCAACTGCCATACAACACAGTATTAGTTTTAaggtgcacaacataatgatttgatacacatacacactgagAAATGGGgggattttcttttaagaataaagaGTATTGACTGAAATTGTCACCAAAAGAAATCCTTTTACCTCCGTGAGTATCGTTGTCTCATAGGAAGGCTGATACTTCTCCTTTTCATGAGGTGTTcgtttctccattttctccctatctgttttttgctttctgtctGCACCTTTGGGCTGAAATGAGAAATGTTTTGTCTTGACTCACCGACGGAATTTTGAGCCAACAATATTATTTCTAAGAGCTTAAATAGTCACATGTGAAACAAAGATGTACGCACAATAATGTAAACACAAGATGCAACCTTGCGTCTATGTCTGAAAATAGGAAACCTAACTGTCTGATgcagttaaaaaagaatttgcagTCTATAGTTATAGACGTGGAAATATCTCTAAAGCACATAGCTAACTGAAAAAAGCAAGCCTCAAAACAACTCATCTAGTGCAATCCTGTTTATCCTTCAAAGAAAATACACGTGTATATAAAGCACAGAAGGGACTAAAAGGATACATGCTAAATTAGGACAGTGGTGACCCCTGAGAAAGATTGGGGAGTCGGGGTAAAAGTGGTAAAGAGGGACTTCGGTCTGAATACTTCATCTTCTGCAGTGAGAACATATTTATCCGTGtgataaaaataaagaccaaaagaaaaaaagaaagtcaaataccaATGTAACCAAAACTATCAACTTTTCATAATTTTGTGAGCTTTTACAAGAGCTTATAATCTCAAAAGACTTTAAGAGTTTTCAGTGAAAATCCATGTTTTTGCCTCTAGCTCCCTTTGCAAATTCCCCTTCTCCCATGCCCATCCCCGTATAAATCCATTACCAGACATCTCAGTAATGACCTCAAGGACTCCAGCTCAGACTGAGTTTTCACAGTTGTTGAAAAACAGACAAGCGGACTTTCCCACTTGGTAACTAATGTTAAAattgaaagaggaggaaaaaggataCAAGGGACAGCAAGCTGCCCAGGAATACCTTGAAGACTTTGATCTGGCAGCTGGCTGAGTGTAAGTGCTCAGTATATTCCccgttttcattttccttgaaggTATCAATTTGTACTCGGAATGGcactcccttttctccaccatGCTTCCTCATAGTGAACTCTGTGCTAATGCAGTGCACCTACAAAGAACACAACATCCAGGTTTCGGTACCTCTAGCCAGCCAAACCACTCAGCAATATTTTTGCAGCTCCTACTAAGAGCAAAACCTTTAGAAAACACTATGAACACCTATAAAAAACTTCTactctagggacacctggctggctcggtcggagaatatgcaactcttgatctctcagGGTTctaagtttgagtcccatgttgggcatagagcttacttaaaagcatatatatgtaatcttaaaaaaaaaaaaaaaacaagaaaaaacttttACTCTCTTTTTGATCTTGAAGAACGTATATTCtaatggaggaaataaaaaaaaacgtatttacaaatgaaacaaagtaaATGGACAGATCCAACGCTAACAAAAGTTACTTGGAGGAACTAAATTCATTAACTGCTTCAGAGAATACAGagttaatataaaagaaaaatgatttctattAGTAAAAGTTTTCTAGACTTTAAGGTAGAGGTTAGAAAGCAGAGGCACCATCCATGCTGGCAAAATACCAACTATGAAAGCTCACGGGCaatagtggggaaaaaaggcTTTCAAGGCTTGCTTGGCTACTGCATAAAGTGAACGCCTTGGTGAATCTGAACTGTGAAACCCTGACTGGCCACTTATTAGCTTAGATAAATTGttaatttctctaagcctcaaAGACTATTCCTAGTCCACAGGATTACTgctaaaagttttaaataagatCATGTATACAAACTGTTTACTTAACATAGTGACCAATGGGACGTACTCCATAAACCCTAGTTTTCTTTATTACAAGTAAGAATTTTAAAGGAATCTACTCAACAGAAATAATCAGATATGTAAATCAAATTTTAAGCATAACGATGTTCAAAACAACTTCATGGAAAATAGGGCAAATTTAGAACAACCTAAATGCTAAATAATAAGGAAGTGATACTACATCCAAAGAATGGAACATTATGCAGCCGTTAGCaagcatgtttttgtttgtttttttttgtcatacaaataaataaattggggaaATTAGAAGGGCAATTCAGACACTCCTCATCGCTCTCAGGCAAGTGTTGAGGAGTCTGGACTTGACAGCCAGGCTGGAACCCTGTAAAAATTTCAAATGCAACATGTTTTATCCTTTAAGAAACAAACTGGGAGTAAGAATGCTCTTCATCACCGGAAGGCCATCTGCAAGGCCCTACCTGAATAAACACAGATGTCCTCTTTGCCGGGTCCCACAGGAACTCCACTGTATTCAGTTGGGTTGGATTGGCCCTAGGATCGATTATACCCACAGACATTGGGATATCTGAGAAACAAAATGGTAATCATTGAACAATTCTGAGGGCTACTGGGTTTAAATAAGAAAGTACCATTGTTTTATTATTGGTCCTCGTTACCAAGATTTTTATGTATCACATCCTAAACCTCTTTTTGCCAATGAAAAGGGTTTGATTAGAGCTAAAATGGACCTAAGTACTTTCCCTCTGAGTATCTTTTTTCCACTTTGAAaggttttttaaataagacaattTAAACGCAGTTTCCTTTTAATTTGCCAAAATTCTACTTAAAGATAGATGTAGTCTACACACTAGTTCTAAAATTGTAATATAATCTGCTTCACTTACAGTTTTAAGGTTAGTGTTACTGATAGAAGAACACTAAGAAGACtgctacagaaagagaaagcagagtgtCTGAATAAAGGCAGAAGCATTGTATtacagaaagaaatgggaaaaatttaaCAGAGATCGATGCTGGCCTTGAAGTCATCAAATAATCCTGTAACAGAGCAACAAATCTGATACtcaagagggaaacaaaaatgaatgagcCTTGGCAGAATTGCTTTCCATTCCACATAGCATATACTCACTCAAATATCATTTCCTGACTCCTATTAATATTCAAACTGGGGAGATAAAGCCAGGCTGATATTATCACAACTAATACTAACCATACTACTGTTTTACTGTCGATTCAAACAACAAAGCATTAAGTGGGTCCCACAATGTTAGTTGTGTTGGATTCATCCTAAGGTCAATTTATCAAATGGATATCAGGATGTCTGTATGAGAATCGGTATTTTCTTAGGTAAAGCTAGTAGGTACTTAGATTTGCTTAACAATTATGTTTCCCAGTAGGAGATAAGACCAGTAGGAGATCAAAGACACAGATGGCAGGATTAAAAGTACATTCATGAAAAGAGACTGCATGTATATTTGTAAAACAACTTCCCTTAAGCCCaatgatttaagaaaaatcaattcTAGGGGcgatgggtggctcagctggttaaacgtccaacttcagctaaggtcatgatcttgcggctcctgatttcaagccccgcatgggttgggctctgtgctgacagttcagaacctggagcttgcttccgattctgtgtctccctctccccccacttccctccctgttccctcaaaaataaataaacattaaaaattcaaaaaaaaaaaaaaacaaaacaagagaaacatTCTACTCTGTAGTAGTAGGGGCAAAAATATAAACTACAAATCAAGAGACATAGATTCTAATCCCAGGTCTCTTACTGTAGGTAAAACAAACACTATCTGGCTCTCAAGTATtagtaaaaaaaagaacttgcagCATTTGGGGAACCCTTTTACATACACTCAAAATAtcagaccctgaatagccaagaCAATCTTGAGAAATAAAGTTGGAGGTCTCACATTTctagatttcaaaacttactacaaagttgCAGTTATCAAAGTTATgccagtgtggtactggcataaagatggAGACACGAACAAATGGAATacaagagagagcccagaaatgaatcctcACATATGTGGTCAAATGACGTTggacaaaggtgccaagaccaaccagtggggaaagaatagttgtttcaataaatggttttgggaaaacggAATATCCACATACAAAGAATGAAGATGAACTCTTactttataccatatacaaaaatgtacTGAAAAATGTAtcaaacacctaaatgtaagacctaaaactataaaacatatcAGGAAAAGCTTCACTGGGTTTTGCAACGATTTcttagatgtgacaccaaaagcacaggcaaggcaataaaattaaatacataaacgggactacatcaaaatttaaaacttttatacatcaaaggacattatcaacgcagtgaaaagacaatccacacagaatggaagaaaatattgcaaagcatgtatctgatagggggttaatatccaaaatatataaagaactcctacaactcaacaaccaaCAGCCACAAAACAACCAGAATCAAAAGCTAGGAAAGGACCTGAATATACATTTCTTCATAGAAGATACATATatagccaataagcatatgaaaagatgcccaacatcacaaatcattacagaaatgtaaatcaaaaccatgatgagataccaattcacatccattaggatgggtactatttaaaaaaaaggaaaataggggtgcctgggtggctcagtcagttgagcctctgacttcagctcaggtcatgatcttgcagtttgggagttcaagcgctgcgtcaggctctatgatgacagctcagaggttggagcctccttcggattttgtctccctctctgtccctcccccacttgcattctgtctctctccctctcaaaaataaataaaacatctggccacctcagtggctcagttgactgagcatccgacttcagctcaggtcatgatctcacggtttgtgggtttgagctctgtattgggctctgtgctgacagctcagagcttggagcctgcttcagattctgtgtctccctctctctgcctctcccctgcttgttctctctctctcaaaaataaataaatgttaaaaaaaattattaaaaataaataaataaaacattttcaaattttaaaaaaaataaaaattaaaaaaggaaaatagcacATGTTGGTGAGGAGGTAGAATAATTAGAACCCTTGTTCACTTCTGACAGGAATGTAAAacgtgcagctgctatggaaacagtacggtggttcctcaaaaaatttaaaaatagaattatcacatatgatctagcaattccgtCTCTGGGcttatacccaaaagaactgaaagcagactGAAATATCTGTATACCCATGGTCATAAGTTGCATTATTCACAATCACCAAAAGGTAGAATCAGCCCAAGTGTCtactaaaggatgaatggataaacaaaatgtggtatttacacacaatggaatagtattcagccttaaaaaggaggaaaattctgATGCATACCActatgtggatgaaccttgaggattaTGTTAACTGAACCAAGCCAATCACAAAGAGACAAATACTggatgatttcacttatatgaggcacttagagtagtcaaattcattcaaacaaaaaatagaatggtagttgccagggtctggggagaaaagggggtggggagtcaCTGTTGAATGgttacagagtttcagttttgcaagatgaaaaaagttctggagatggatgcaGTGAGGGCTGCACAACGTGAATGGGCACtgaattatttactttaaaatgttttgaaatactaACTTTCatgttctatatattttaccataactacattaaaaacacaaaaacaaaccctaaagTACTGGATGTAATTGTTACTGAACTGAAGTGTTCCAACTTCAATTTTGGTATTATCCCAGTAATTTTTTATGCTTATGGTCAATAACCCCTTCGGGGTTTTTGCTAATTGAGCCCCTGAAACATTCTGAATCAAGGTAAACATGAAGTAAAGAAAACTGATTCTCAGACCGTACTTATAAGCATTTCCTGGGCAAAAGATTCCCTTAACTCACCAATGTCAAGAATTCTATCTCCAGGTCGGTTCCACCTCCAGCCTTCCAGCTGCTGATGTTCAGTGTATTGTAGTCGTCTGTCATGGAACACTACACGGAATATACTCTAAAAGGGAGCAACACAATCAAATGATAATAGGATCCTTTAAAAGTCAGTGCTGACCagtcaaaaacaatgaaatcttgccatgtgcaacaacgtggatggagctagagtatatcatgctaagcgaaacaaatcagccagagaaagacaaaataccatatgattttacttgtatgtagaatttaagaaacaaaacagacgaacatatgggaaagggaaaaaaaaggagggaagcaaaccataagagactcttaaagatagagaacaaacttgagaatgcaagctggtgcagccgctttggaaaacagtatgggggttcctcaaaaaactaaaaacagaactaccctacgacccagcaattgcactactaggcatttatccaagggatacaggtgtgctgtttcgaaggtgcatgtgcaccccaatgtttatagcagcactatcgacaatagccaaagtatggaaagagcccaaatgtccatcgatagatgaatgaataaagatgtgctgtgtgtgtgtgtgtgtgtgtgtgtgtgtgtgtgtgtgtaatggagtattactcggcaatcaaaaagaatgaaatcttgccatttgcaactacatggatggaactggagggtattctgctaagtgaaattagtcagtcagagaaagacaaaaatcatacgacttcactcatatgaggactttaagagacaaaacagatgaacgtaagggaagggaaacaaaaataatataaaaacagggagggggacaaaaacagaagagactcataaatatggagaacagactgagggtcacgggaggggttgtgggaggggggatgggctaaatgagtaagggacactaaggaatctactcctgaaatcattgttgcaccatatgctaactaatttggacgtaaatttaaaaaaaaattaaaaattaaaaaaaaaaggatttaaacatgaaacaaacaaagatagagaacaaactctgagggttggtggagggaggtgggtgggggatgggctaaatgagtgatagGTATTACGgcaggcacttgtgatgagcgctgggtataatatgtaagtgataaatcactaaattctactcctgaaaccaatattacactatatggtaactaactagaatttaaataaaaatttgaaaaaaataaataaaaataaaaatcagtgctGACAAAAGAAAACTAGCAGAAGTTACCTCCAGTTAGTTTTCTAGATAtaacctaaaattatttttcctaagaCCTGTTTCACCCTATGGGTGCCTGGGTCAGTTAAAGcatgactcttgcttttggctcaggtcatgatctcacggcttataggttcgagccccatggtcgggctctgtgctggcagcacaaagcttgctggggattctctgtctccctctctctctctctctctctctctctgcccctcccctgtgctctcactctatctctcaaaaataaattaaaaaaaaaaatctgtttcaccCTAAAACCCATCATACCATGCCAAATTCTACTTCGGGGTAAATTTTATAAGTGCTCAGATATAATCTTTATAGTTACTAGTACCATATTTAATACTTGGCTTAAACATCAGTCCTGATGGACTGGGTATAAAGCATTCCTATTAGAAGCATTTCTACAAGTTTCTACTCTTACCATGTAATATCCAGCTCAGGTCTTCAGATGTATATGAAAAACTCACCAAGCTCCCTCCTTGCTAACCCACCACACGACACTGAGGGTAAGCAGGGGCTGTATCAATCAACTTCCCTTTTGTTACTCTGGCTTTGTGGAGGTGCTTATTTATATCCCCCCACCAACTTTCACAGCGGCTGACCAAACTCTTCAGTCCCAAATGTGCTGTGAATTCATTGCTCGAAGTCTAGACTAAAATAACTGCTATTCATTAACAgcagtttctgtttttcttgttaCTAGACCAAGTATCCAAAGAGACACTGGagcttttctaaaaatttcaagGAGGTTACTCTATTCCACCCAAAACAACTTCACTGAGCCAGGAGACTACTTTGACATGGAGTAGTAAGCCTTCTGTTTCTGCAGCTGTGAAAAATCTAAGTGAATAAGGGGGCTCACTCTCACGCCAAAGGAATTCCAGCTTCCCACTCTGCCAGCAAATTGTAGTGGGTAAGAGATACCACCAAGCCCTTAATGGAAGCAAAAGAATATTACCCAAAAAGGGTCAGTAAAAGAATACTGCGCAGAGAAATGATTTACTCATTTTCCTTTACCTTTACCAACTTGCCATTAATTTCTGGAAGTTCTCCAAGTTTCCTATTGTCTAGCATACGAATTTCATAAGACTGTCCTAGAAGAAAAAGTAACTACATATTATATTAATCATAAATTAACTTTGCAAGATgcacaaagaataaaatccagCTGAATATACAAGAGTataatattattagtattattaacaAAACTATAATcctttactatgtgctaggcacagtGCTAAGTGTTTTCATACATTATATAATTAACTGATATAATTCTCAAAACTATTATCAATCCCATTTTTACAGATACAGGAATTGAAACGTgaagagtttaagtaacttgtccaaggccacgcAACTGGAAAACAGAGCTGGGTAAGGTAATACTTCTCGGTTGGTAACCAATGAATGGGGATGTCCAGGGACCATGgattagaaagaaagagggagacaggaactaAAAATGGGCAAGTACACAAAAGAAGCCAGTAATATACATTAAACATGACATTAAAGTGAAAATCTCTGAAGTAAGGCTTCAACTCTGACAGGTCACGCTAGAAAGATGTACTTTTTACATATAAGTATACCTAGTAAAATATCATCAATCCAGCATATCTTCAATAATACTAACAAATAAGGAAGCATCTAACCTTGATTGAGATATGTCAGGGTTTCATCATGGAGTTTCACTGCTGGAGAGGTAGCAGCACAAAGCACATATTGAAAAGGTAGGATTTTATTCTCATTATCAGGGGGCAAACTTGACTCTTCTTGCTTAAAAATGGGCAATGCAAGGACatcactgaaataaaacaaataacttaCATTAACACTGGACAGAAGTGCAAGAGTGGATTTATGCTGAAACAATTTAACTGCAATTTGCTTTGGAAAACTATAAACATtattcactttgaaaaaaaaaacaaaaaacaaaaaacattattcACTTTGATGAAGTTTCTTCCCAACCACTCAGTTCAGATTACCTGCTGTGATAGTCCCCTCACCACAACAATGTGGGCAATGACAGATAGATATTCACTGCTAAGACCATCTAGACAGGGGTGCCTAAAAGGGCTCTGAAAATTATATGCAGAGTTCCAAAATGTCAATTTAGGATGCTCAGTAATGTGTTTGTTCTTAGAAAGGCACCAACTACAGTTATCTTTATAACCACATCAGCTGATCTGCTCTAAGGACTAAAACAAGACTCAGAATTCCTAGAAGCCACTTGAAAAGGACAAATCAATGACCAGTGTATATTTCAAGGTCAGCTTACATTCTGTGGAATACAGCTAACTAGAAGTGCTGTGTTTCAGTTCCTAAAAGCCTTACGCAAATCTTAGACAAGCTCTCTAGTCTTCGctccttcatctataaaatgggaaccgCATCTGCTCTCTAGAGTAAATATGTAAGAAAGTATTTTGGAATCCATAAGGGACTAAAATTGATGTCAAGGATTAACAGTAATCTTCCCTCATAAACTCTAGCCATGGATTAGTGGGAAAGAACATCCTGGGCCCTATCCTGGAGACCGACTGTTATGATCAACATTCGCTCCAAACTTTAAAAGAATCTTAATAGATGTACCAAATTAAAAAGTGTTTCCAATTATCTCAAGACATGCcacaaaattaaatgtattttgttttactttaaagaATTTGTACATGTAATCACtagaacagctaaaattaaaaagaatgacaacccaaatgttggcaaggatgtggagcaaccagAACTCTTATTCTTTGCCAGTAGGAGTGTAAAAtagcacaaccactttggaaaaaggTTTGACCATTTCTTATAAAAGGAAACATCTATCTgccctttgatccagcaattctattcataggtatttatccaagagaaatgaaaatataagtccATGTAAAGCTTGTACATAAATGCTCAtagcacaaaagcaaaaatgggaaAGAATCCAAACGTTTATAATTAAGAGAAACGGATgcacaaactgtggtatattccaTACAGTAGAATACCACtcagcaaaacaaagaaatgcaacaacatggatgaatctcgcAGACACGATACTGAACAAAAAGAAGCTacacaaaaagaatatataatgtatgattccatttatatggtgTTCTAAAACAGGCAAAACCAAGGAGAACAGTGGTTTCCTGGCAGGGCAGAGATTGCTTGGAAGACATACAAGAGAACTTTCCGGGGAGATAAAAATGGTCTACACAATGTTAAGTGTGTGGGCAACACGAAAATTCTTTAAATGTACCCTCAGCAGTGTACAAACATCCTCCCCAAACATTACAGAATCGTTACATTCAGGCAAAAACCACCATTGACAGAAAAATGGCTGAACTCAGGTAAATCTTAGAGACAACATTACAAATTTTCACTGGAAAGCAAAACAAGCAGAAAATGCTCTGATTATTGTCTTAATAATCCACACAggagtaataaaaatttaatggtaTTAATgctaacaaacaaaacaagcagggggaagggaagagtaaaagaaatttctcttttctgctgATGTCTAAACAGCAAGGTTACGTGTTATTAGTTGAATCCAGGCACTCGGGACGCAAACCAGCTTTTATGGAACACAAGTTTCTTGTTGCTAAGAAGTATCTCAAAGGCTAGAAAAACAAAACGTGCTTTCATCCCCTTAGGTCTGGAGGTGTGTGTGCTGTGCTCAAATGCATGGGGTTGGGTGGAGAAGGCAAGgactccctctttctgtctgtatTAATTTGTCAGGTAAACATACTACCGATCCCTTGAGACTACTTAAAACTGTAGAAGCACAGGTTTTCTAGAAAAGTATTCCATGCCAGTTCCTCCACTTCTAAAGTCAGGAAGTTACCAATGCTCCCACCACAAACAGTACAGAACATAAAGCAAAACACT
Proteins encoded in this region:
- the TFCP2 gene encoding alpha-globin transcription factor CP2 isoform X2, with the protein product MAWALKLPLADEVIESGLVQDFDASLSGIGQELGAGAYSMSDVLALPIFKQEESSLPPDNENKILPFQYVLCAATSPAVKLHDETLTYLNQGQSYEIRMLDNRKLGELPEINGKLVKSIFRVVFHDRRLQYTEHQQLEGWRWNRPGDRILDIDIPMSVGIIDPRANPTQLNTVEFLWDPAKRTSVFIQVHCISTEFTMRKHGGEKGVPFRVQIDTFKENENGEYTEHLHSASCQIKVFKPKGADRKQKTDREKMEKRTPHEKEKYQPSYETTILTECSPWPEITYVNNSPSPGFNSSHSSFSLGEGNGSPNHQPEPPPPVTDVSLKLNNLLPTTTPQEAQQWLHRNRFSTFTRLFTNFSGADLLKLTRDDVIQICGPADGIRLFNALKGRMVRPRLTIYVCQESLQLREQQQQQQQQKREDGDSNGTFFVYHAIYLEELTAVELTEKIAQLFSISPRQISQIYKQGPTGIHVLISDEMIQNFQEEACFILDTMKETNDSYHIILK
- the TFCP2 gene encoding alpha-globin transcription factor CP2 isoform X4; amino-acid sequence: MAWALKLPLADEVIESGLVQDFDASLSGIGQELGAGAYSMSDVLALPIFKQEESSLPPDNENKILPFQYVLCAATSPAVKLHDETLTYLNQGQSYEIRMLDNRKLGELPEINGKLVKSIFRVVFHDRRLQYTEHQQLEGWRWNRPGDRILDIDIPMSVGIIDPRANPTQLNTVEFLWDPAKRTSVFIQVHCISTEFTMRKHGGEKGVPFRVQIDTFKENENGEYTEHLHSASCQIKVFKPKGADRKQKTDREKMEKRTPHEKEKYQPSYETTILTECSPWPEITYVNNSPSPGFNSSHSSFSLGEGNGSPNHQPEPPPPVTDNLLPTTTPQEAQQWLHRNRFSTFTRLFTNFSGADLLKLTRDDVIQICGPADGIRLFNALKGRMVRPRLTIYVCQESLQLREQQQQQQQQKREDGDSNGTFFVYHAIYLEELTAVELTEKIAQLFSISPRQISQIYKQGPTGIHVLISDEMIQNFQEEACFILDTMKETNDSYHIILK
- the TFCP2 gene encoding alpha-globin transcription factor CP2 isoform X1, giving the protein MAWALKLPLADEVIESGLVQDFDASLSGIGQELGAGAYSMSDVLALPIFKQEESSLPPDNENKILPFQYVLCAATSPAVKLHDETLTYLNQGQSYEIRMLDNRKLGELPEINGKLVKSIFRVVFHDRRLQYTEHQQLEGWRWNRPGDRILDIDIPMSVGIIDPRANPTQLNTVEFLWDPAKRTSVFIQVHCISTEFTMRKHGGEKGVPFRVQIDTFKENENGEYTEHLHSASCQIKVFKPKGADRKQKTDREKMEKRTPHEKEKYQPSYETTILTECSPWPEITYVNNSPSPGFNSSHSSFSLGEGNGSPNHQPEPPPPVTDVSLKLNNLLPTTTPQEAQQWLHRNRFSTFTRLFTNFSGADLLKLTRDDVIQICGPADGIRLFNALKGRMVRPRLTIYVCQESLQLREQQQQQQQQKREDGDSNGTFFVYHAIYLEELTAVELTEKIAQLFSISPRQISQIYKQGPTGIHVLISDEMIQNFQEEACFILDTMKAETNDSYHIILK
- the TFCP2 gene encoding alpha-globin transcription factor CP2 isoform X5; protein product: MAWALKLPLADEVIESGLVQDFDASLSGIGQELGAGAYSMSDVLALPIFKQEESSLPPDNENKILPFQYVLCAATSPAVKLHDETLTYLNQGQSYEIRMLDNRKLGELPEINGKLVKSIFRVVFHDRRLQYTEHQQLEGWRWNRPGDRILDIDIPMSVGIIDPRANPTQLNTVEFLWDPAKRTSVFIQVHCISTEFTMRKHGGEKGVPFRVQIDTFKENENGEYTEHLHSASCQIKVFKPKGADRKQKTDREKMEKRTPHEKEKYQPSYETTILTECSPWPEITYVNNSPSPGFNSSHSSFSLGEGNGSPNHQPEPPPPVTDVSLKLNNLLPTTTPQEAQQWLHRNRFSTFTRLFTNFSGADLLKLTRDDVIQICGPADGIRLFNALKGRYVISVKIPVRLDFKWIWIQGLFTVLFAQLTASCQNILCECQLCTK